In Bacillus sp. Cs-700, one genomic interval encodes:
- the hxlA gene encoding 3-hexulose-6-phosphate synthase, which yields MKLQLALDLVNTEEGIELVKEVQEHIDIVEIGTPIVINEGLRAVKDMKAAFPNLEVLADLKIMDAAGYEVMKASESNADIITILGAAEDESIKGAVEEAKKQGKEILVDMMAVKDLATRAKEVDALGVDYICVHTGYDLQAKGQNSFEDLETIKGVVKNAKTAIAGGIKLDSLEEVVKVQPDLVIVGGGITGEDDKKAVASKMQKLIKG from the coding sequence ATGAAATTACAACTAGCATTAGACTTGGTAAACACAGAAGAAGGTATTGAACTAGTAAAAGAAGTTCAAGAGCACATTGATATCGTTGAAATCGGTACGCCGATCGTCATTAATGAGGGTCTTCGTGCTGTTAAAGATATGAAAGCAGCGTTCCCTAACCTTGAAGTTCTTGCAGACCTTAAAATTATGGATGCTGCGGGTTATGAAGTGATGAAAGCTTCTGAATCAAATGCAGATATCATCACCATTCTTGGTGCCGCAGAAGATGAATCAATTAAAGGCGCTGTTGAAGAAGCGAAGAAACAAGGGAAAGAAATCCTTGTTGATATGATGGCAGTGAAAGATCTCGCAACTCGTGCAAAAGAAGTAGATGCACTAGGCGTTGACTATATTTGTGTCCATACTGGATACGACCTTCAAGCAAAAGGACAAAATTCTTTTGAAGACCTTGAAACAATCAAAGGGGTCGTAAAAAATGCAAAAACCGCTATCGCTGGTGGCATTAAACTTGATTCTCTTGAAGAAGTTGTGAAAGTACAACCAGACCTTGTCATCGTAGGTGGCGGGATTACTGGTGAAGACGATAAAAAAGCCGTTGCATCTAAAATGCAAAAGCTTATTAAAGGATAA
- a CDS encoding lactate permease LctP family transporter — METWTQIYDPFTNIWLSAFIALIPIIFFFLALTAFRMKGHIAATVTVILAIVIAILFYDMPITMVAATTGYGFAFGLWPISYIVIGAVYLYKLSVKSGQFDIIRSSIVSITDDKRIQMLLVAFSFNAFLEGAAGFGAPIAITAALLVGLGFEPLKAAGLCLIANTASGAFGAMGIPVIVAGQVSGLAPMEIGQFLGTSLPFISITIPFLLVVIMDGTKGLKEVWPAALVAGSTYAITQWATVTFIGPELPNITSSIVSLVAVAVFVKMWHPKMKQNLTIDPEVEAQLAVSLDPEAQLTAGRILKAWSPFIALTVMVTIWSLKPFKNLFVEGGLLEATILQIPVPGLHNLVIKTAPIVNEPTPYGAMLKLDLLSATGTAIFIAAILSIFILRMSPKAALETFVETVKELQKPVLTIMMVLGFAFIANYSGMSSTLGLALAASGSVFPFLSPLLGWIGVFLTGSVTSNNALFGNLQQITAQQIAVLPMVLVAANTAGGVMAKMLSPQSIAVATGAVGLVGREGDLFRFTLKYSFVYLLITGVITFSQAIFIS, encoded by the coding sequence ATGGAAACATGGACACAAATATATGACCCATTTACTAACATCTGGCTATCCGCTTTTATTGCTCTTATCCCGATTATCTTTTTCTTTCTTGCTCTTACCGCTTTTCGAATGAAAGGGCATATCGCTGCTACGGTTACAGTGATACTCGCTATCGTGATAGCGATTCTCTTCTATGATATGCCGATCACGATGGTTGCAGCCACAACTGGTTACGGATTTGCCTTTGGCTTATGGCCAATTTCTTACATCGTTATTGGAGCGGTCTACCTTTATAAACTTTCTGTAAAAAGTGGGCAATTCGATATTATCAGGAGTTCCATTGTATCCATTACGGATGATAAACGAATTCAAATGTTGCTCGTCGCCTTTTCATTCAATGCGTTTCTTGAAGGCGCTGCTGGTTTTGGAGCTCCGATTGCGATTACAGCAGCCCTTCTTGTCGGACTTGGATTCGAACCACTTAAAGCAGCTGGATTATGTTTAATCGCCAATACAGCTAGCGGTGCTTTTGGCGCAATGGGTATCCCTGTCATTGTTGCTGGTCAAGTAAGTGGACTCGCCCCAATGGAAATTGGGCAATTTCTCGGCACGTCTCTTCCTTTTATCTCTATTACGATTCCATTCCTACTCGTCGTCATTATGGATGGTACGAAAGGCTTGAAAGAAGTATGGCCAGCAGCTCTCGTTGCCGGTAGTACGTATGCCATTACTCAATGGGCGACAGTCACATTTATTGGACCTGAACTCCCTAACATTACGTCTTCTATCGTTAGTTTAGTAGCGGTAGCTGTATTCGTGAAAATGTGGCACCCAAAAATGAAGCAAAACCTTACGATTGATCCTGAAGTTGAAGCACAGCTTGCTGTTTCTCTTGACCCTGAAGCTCAGCTAACAGCTGGCCGAATTTTAAAAGCATGGTCTCCCTTCATTGCTTTAACAGTAATGGTCACTATTTGGAGTCTAAAGCCTTTCAAAAATTTATTTGTAGAAGGTGGATTACTTGAAGCAACGATCCTTCAAATTCCTGTACCTGGACTCCATAATCTCGTTATTAAAACAGCACCAATTGTAAATGAACCTACACCATATGGGGCGATGTTGAAACTTGATCTTCTTTCAGCAACAGGAACGGCCATCTTCATCGCTGCGATCCTATCTATTTTCATTCTTAGAATGAGTCCTAAAGCAGCGCTAGAAACTTTTGTTGAAACAGTAAAAGAACTTCAAAAGCCCGTTCTTACAATTATGATGGTACTAGGATTTGCCTTCATTGCAAATTACAGTGGCATGAGCTCTACATTAGGTCTAGCCCTTGCTGCAAGCGGCAGTGTCTTCCCATTCCTGTCTCCACTTCTAGGATGGATTGGCGTATTCTTAACTGGTTCTGTTACATCTAACAACGCACTATTTGGGAATCTACAACAGATTACCGCTCAACAAATTGCTGTTCTTCCGATGGTGCTCGTTGCTGCGAATACAGCAGGTGGCGTGATGGCCAAAATGCTATCTCCACAGTCTATCGCCGTTGCAACAGGAGCGGTTGGTCTTGTAGGACGTGAAGGCGACCTTTTCCGCTTCACACTTAAATATAGCTTTGTCTATTTACTCATTACCGGAGTAATTACTTTCTCTCAAGCCATTTTCATAAGCTAA
- a CDS encoding L-lactate dehydrogenase, which produces MKNERYTTRVAVIGTGFVGTSYAFALLNQEVVNEMVLIDLNKEKAEGEARDLNHGIPFGSAMRIWAGDYEDCRDADIVVITAGANQKPGETRLDLVEKNVNIFRGIVTAVMESGFDGLFIIATNPVDILSYATWKFSGLPMKRVIGSGTILDTARLRYLIGDHFHVDSRNVHAYILGEHGDTELPVWSHATISSRPVKQMLSEEEMPVLDEIFTNVRDAAYHIINRKGATYYGIAMGLVRLTKAILRNERSILTISTLMQGEYGLDDIYIGAPAIIDRNGIREIMELELTETEMKQLHHSARTLREAMKPCFEIVK; this is translated from the coding sequence ATGAAAAACGAACGATATACAACGAGAGTCGCCGTCATTGGAACTGGATTTGTTGGGACAAGCTATGCTTTCGCCTTATTAAATCAAGAAGTTGTGAATGAAATGGTTCTCATTGACTTAAATAAAGAAAAAGCTGAAGGAGAAGCCAGAGATTTAAATCACGGCATCCCGTTTGGGTCAGCTATGAGAATTTGGGCAGGGGATTATGAAGACTGTCGAGATGCTGACATTGTCGTCATTACAGCTGGCGCAAATCAGAAACCTGGAGAAACGAGACTTGATCTTGTTGAAAAGAATGTAAACATCTTTAGGGGAATTGTTACTGCCGTTATGGAGAGTGGCTTTGACGGACTATTCATCATTGCAACGAATCCGGTTGATATCCTCTCTTATGCGACATGGAAATTCTCTGGTCTTCCGATGAAACGTGTCATTGGTTCTGGTACGATTCTCGATACCGCAAGGCTTCGTTACTTAATCGGTGATCATTTCCACGTCGATTCTAGAAATGTACATGCTTATATCCTCGGCGAGCATGGCGATACAGAGCTTCCAGTTTGGAGTCACGCCACCATTAGTAGCCGCCCAGTAAAGCAAATGCTATCAGAAGAAGAGATGCCAGTCCTTGACGAGATTTTCACAAACGTACGCGACGCAGCTTACCACATCATTAATCGGAAAGGCGCTACTTATTACGGTATTGCAATGGGACTTGTTCGTCTGACTAAGGCAATTCTAAGAAACGAACGCTCTATCCTAACGATTTCAACATTGATGCAAGGTGAATATGGTCTCGATGACATCTATATTGGCGCCCCTGCCATTATTGACAGAAACGGTATTCGAGAAATTATGGAGCTTGAACTCACAGAAACAGAGATGAAGCAATTGCACCATTCTGCAAGGACGTTACGAGAAGCAATGAAACCCTGTTTTGAAATAGTAAAATGA
- a CDS encoding response regulator transcription factor yields MIRIVLAEDQRMLLGALGSLLDLEEGMEVVGQATNGEEAISLVKELKPDICIMDIEMPLKSGLDAAEVLSSVSCKIIILTTFARAGYFERARKAGVSGYLLKDSPSDELASSIRKIMEGQRIFAPELVDLAFGNENPLTEREKQVIQLMADGKNTKDISSELYITPGTVRNYISVILDKLEVTNRIEAISRFKEKGWFK; encoded by the coding sequence GTGATACGCATCGTACTTGCAGAAGACCAACGTATGCTCCTTGGAGCGCTTGGCTCTCTACTCGATCTAGAAGAAGGAATGGAAGTCGTCGGCCAGGCAACAAATGGTGAAGAAGCGATCTCTTTAGTGAAAGAATTAAAGCCCGATATATGTATTATGGACATTGAAATGCCATTGAAAAGCGGACTGGATGCTGCGGAAGTATTAAGTAGTGTATCGTGCAAAATCATTATTCTTACCACTTTTGCACGCGCCGGTTATTTTGAGAGAGCACGTAAAGCTGGTGTTAGTGGGTATTTGTTAAAAGATAGTCCGAGTGATGAATTAGCTAGCTCGATTCGTAAAATCATGGAAGGTCAGCGAATTTTTGCTCCGGAGCTAGTCGATCTCGCTTTTGGGAATGAAAACCCACTAACCGAACGCGAAAAACAGGTAATCCAGCTGATGGCTGATGGTAAAAACACGAAAGATATCTCAAGTGAACTTTATATTACGCCAGGTACTGTTCGTAATTACATTTCAGTCATTCTCGATAAATTAGAAGTCACAAACCGAATCGAAGCGATCTCACGTTTTAAAGAAAAGGGCTGGTTCAAGTAA
- a CDS encoding winged helix-turn-helix transcriptional regulator: protein MSRTQDKTFYCEKELTIAVIGGKWKMLILWHLGKQGTKRFGELKSLMPGITQRMLVNQLRELEDDQIVHREVYPVVPPKVEYSLTEQGETLMPILDSMYEWGKNYNQNVLGKAIETKESV from the coding sequence ATGTCACGCACCCAGGATAAAACATTTTACTGTGAAAAAGAATTAACGATTGCGGTTATCGGAGGCAAGTGGAAAATGCTAATTTTATGGCATTTAGGCAAGCAGGGTACGAAACGATTTGGTGAATTAAAGTCCCTTATGCCAGGAATTACACAGCGTATGCTAGTAAACCAGCTAAGAGAATTAGAAGATGACCAAATTGTTCATCGAGAAGTGTACCCAGTTGTCCCTCCGAAAGTAGAGTATTCCCTTACCGAGCAAGGTGAAACATTAATGCCCATACTCGACTCCATGTATGAGTGGGGGAAGAACTACAATCAGAATGTCCTTGGCAAAGCGATTGAAACGAAAGAGTCGGTATAA
- a CDS encoding sensor histidine kinase, whose translation MQSWYHIIPKNTGISSYVWIIFCLLPFFFIFRSSSVIEITIGIFVILLFFLSYRLSFISNSKLVYLWISIEMAISIVMTILFGYVYFALFLAFFIGSIENKAGFLSLYIVHLTTTIAATVIIFFTHDDTLLPQLPFIFICVLGVALLPFTIRYRNKQHRLEQQLQSANEKISQLMVIEERERIARDLHDTLGQKLSMIGLKSDLARKLIPVKPDAAINEIHDIRQTARTALKEVREMVSNMRGARLEDELIRVQQILQAAEMEFRLEGNPQLENTPLLAENVLSMCLKEAVTNIVKHSQASWCRVLVKQSQTEVLIQVEDNGIGIPEGTTSFQGHGLQGMRERLEFVNGTLEIHSSQGTTLNIRVPNVIQQNEQEGSV comes from the coding sequence ATGCAAAGCTGGTATCACATCATTCCTAAGAACACCGGGATCAGTTCTTATGTTTGGATTATTTTTTGTTTGCTTCCCTTCTTTTTTATTTTCAGATCATCATCGGTTATTGAAATTACAATTGGCATTTTTGTCATCCTTTTATTTTTCTTATCCTATCGTCTCTCTTTCATCTCCAATAGTAAATTGGTCTATTTATGGATCAGTATTGAAATGGCAATTAGCATCGTAATGACAATCTTATTTGGGTACGTGTACTTCGCTCTATTTTTAGCGTTTTTCATTGGTAGCATTGAGAATAAAGCTGGTTTTCTCTCACTGTATATTGTTCATTTAACAACAACCATTGCGGCAACAGTCATTATTTTCTTTACACATGATGATACCTTGCTTCCACAGCTTCCGTTTATCTTCATCTGTGTGCTAGGGGTTGCTCTCCTCCCATTCACAATTCGGTACCGTAATAAGCAGCACCGCCTCGAACAACAATTACAAAGCGCCAATGAGAAGATTTCACAATTAATGGTGATTGAAGAAAGAGAACGAATCGCACGTGATTTACATGATACACTTGGTCAAAAGCTTTCGATGATCGGTTTGAAAAGCGATTTAGCTCGAAAATTAATCCCAGTAAAACCTGATGCAGCCATTAATGAAATTCATGACATAAGACAGACTGCAAGAACCGCATTGAAAGAAGTTCGCGAAATGGTTTCAAATATGCGCGGAGCCAGGTTAGAGGATGAATTGATTCGTGTACAACAAATCCTACAAGCGGCGGAAATGGAGTTTCGTCTTGAAGGGAATCCACAGCTCGAAAACACGCCATTGCTTGCCGAAAATGTTTTAAGTATGTGTCTGAAAGAAGCCGTAACAAATATCGTCAAACATAGCCAAGCTTCGTGGTGCAGGGTTCTCGTGAAGCAATCCCAAACCGAAGTCCTGATCCAAGTTGAGGATAATGGTATTGGCATCCCCGAAGGAACGACGTCATTTCAAGGGCACGGACTTCAGGGGATGAGAGAACGATTAGAGTTCGTAAACGGAACTCTTGAAATTCACTCTTCACAAGGAACAACCTTAAACATTCGAGTACCAAATGTGATTCAACAAAATGAACAGGAGGGATCGGTGTGA
- a CDS encoding fatty acid desaturase: MNEQKQKQKELKKSVSTFAKPDTVVGVRQLLNTLLPFLLLWFLAYQSLSVSAWLAVPLAMIAGGFVVRIFIIFHDCTHGSFFKSQKANRIVGTISGIITLFPFEKWKREHNIHHATSGNLDKRGTGDIWVMTVEEYAQASFWGRLAYRLYRNPIVMFGLGPVYLFLIANRFNRKDAKRKERMSTYITNASIVAIYSLLILAIGWEAFLMIQLPILYVAGSLGIWLFYVQHQFEDSYYEDETEWDFVKAAVDGSSYYKLPKILQWVSGSIGYHHVHHLSPRVPNYHLEKAHESTPPLHKATTITLLSSFESIRFRLYDTKNKTFVTFKEVKPLLKNPGKLAIMNPKRPSFQEK; the protein is encoded by the coding sequence ATGAATGAACAAAAACAAAAACAAAAAGAATTGAAAAAAAGTGTATCAACTTTCGCAAAGCCCGACACGGTCGTAGGGGTACGACAGCTATTGAACACCCTTCTTCCATTCTTATTGCTATGGTTTCTCGCTTACCAGAGCTTAAGCGTTTCTGCCTGGCTAGCCGTTCCACTTGCGATGATTGCAGGAGGATTTGTTGTTCGAATTTTCATCATTTTTCACGATTGCACCCACGGTTCCTTCTTTAAAAGTCAAAAAGCAAACCGGATTGTTGGGACAATCTCTGGCATCATCACACTCTTTCCTTTTGAAAAATGGAAACGTGAGCATAATATCCACCATGCAACGAGCGGTAACTTAGATAAGCGCGGAACAGGTGACATCTGGGTGATGACGGTTGAAGAGTATGCCCAAGCTTCATTTTGGGGTAGACTTGCTTATCGTCTCTACCGTAACCCGATTGTGATGTTTGGTCTTGGTCCAGTTTACTTGTTCCTTATCGCTAATCGTTTCAACCGTAAAGATGCGAAACGTAAAGAACGTATGAGCACATATATTACAAACGCATCCATTGTAGCGATTTATTCTCTTTTGATTCTCGCGATTGGATGGGAAGCGTTTCTAATGATTCAGCTACCAATCCTTTACGTAGCAGGCTCACTTGGAATTTGGTTGTTCTACGTACAGCACCAATTTGAGGACTCTTATTATGAAGATGAAACAGAATGGGATTTTGTAAAAGCTGCGGTTGATGGTAGTTCTTATTATAAGCTTCCAAAAATCCTTCAATGGGTATCCGGGAGCATCGGGTATCACCATGTACACCACTTAAGTCCAAGAGTACCTAACTATCATCTTGAGAAAGCGCATGAATCAACGCCTCCATTGCATAAGGCGACGACAATTACGTTGTTATCAAGTTTTGAATCAATTCGATTCCGTCTCTATGATACAAAAAACAAAACGTTTGTTACCTTTAAAGAAGTAAAACCACTTCTTAAAAACCCTGGCAAACTTGCGATAATGAATCCCAAAAGACCAAGCTTCCAGGAAAAATAA
- a CDS encoding nucleotidyltransferase domain-containing protein gives MGAIKPLGSFYRVDDEGYLVNDTSWEKIDRNYRNAINRAVEILTLAIPISSIYLRGSVPKGKGIEGISDLDFIVLSDQDNEQAAELLNEKLTDEFPWVSGCEVSFFSVQKLEKLTRFSIIPFMLKTSSLCVYGNDVTNDIPNFKPDRALANDHLIQLRKHINQAKKELLGNEDAEDIADCCTWIMKIMVRSGLALVMEQKPTYTRDLYPAYALFSAHYSQKEQEMKQAITYAIVPSKSADEITRFLNGFGEWMIQESNQWLDQYNPNRVPYMPIT, from the coding sequence ATGGGCGCTATTAAACCATTGGGGTCATTTTATAGAGTGGATGATGAAGGCTATTTGGTAAACGATACGTCGTGGGAGAAAATTGATCGAAACTATCGAAATGCGATCAATCGTGCTGTTGAGATTTTAACTCTAGCAATCCCTATAAGCAGCATTTACTTAAGAGGATCAGTGCCAAAGGGAAAGGGGATTGAGGGTATATCGGATCTTGATTTCATTGTTTTATCTGACCAGGATAACGAGCAAGCAGCTGAGCTTCTAAATGAAAAACTAACAGATGAATTTCCATGGGTGAGTGGTTGTGAGGTCAGTTTCTTTTCAGTTCAAAAGCTAGAAAAATTAACGCGCTTTTCAATCATTCCATTTATGCTCAAAACATCTAGTCTCTGTGTATACGGAAACGATGTGACAAATGATATTCCGAATTTTAAGCCAGACCGAGCCCTTGCCAATGATCATCTCATTCAGCTGCGGAAACATATTAATCAGGCGAAAAAAGAGCTGCTCGGCAATGAAGATGCGGAAGATATTGCGGATTGTTGTACATGGATTATGAAAATAATGGTTCGTAGTGGACTAGCGCTTGTCATGGAACAAAAGCCAACGTATACAAGAGATCTATATCCAGCATATGCGTTATTTAGCGCTCATTACTCACAGAAAGAACAAGAAATGAAGCAGGCCATAACTTATGCGATTGTACCATCTAAATCTGCAGATGAAATAACTCGTTTTTTGAATGGGTTTGGCGAATGGATGATTCAAGAATCAAATCAATGGTTAGATCAATACAATCCGAATCGAGTACCTTATATGCCTATAACATAA
- a CDS encoding spore germination protein, whose amino-acid sequence MGCFIRGPVVITNNSGTVVQCAHTISPISVSNTVSGSGGGNTGSFILVNNFYSIAKGIKLGD is encoded by the coding sequence ATGGGTTGCTTTATTCGAGGTCCGGTTGTGATTACGAACAATAGCGGTACAGTCGTTCAATGTGCTCACACGATCTCTCCAATTTCAGTTAGTAATACGGTATCAGGATCAGGCGGTGGAAATACAGGATCTTTCATACTCGTAAACAATTTCTACAGCATCGCAAAAGGCATAAAGCTTGGTGATTAG
- the hxlB gene encoding 6-phospho-3-hexuloisomerase: MQTTHYLAEIIDELNRSVDLIADEEAEQLANEILEAKKVFVAGGGRSGFMAKSFAMRMMHMGIDAYVVGETVTPTFEEGDLIIIGSGSGETKQLVSIAKKAKNIGGKIAAVTINPNSTIGELADNIVTLPGSPKDQSGDYETIQPMGSLFEQTLLLFYDAIILRFMEKKGLDTNKMYGKHANLE, translated from the coding sequence ATGCAGACTACTCACTATTTAGCTGAAATTATTGATGAGCTAAATCGTTCAGTAGATCTCATTGCTGACGAAGAAGCTGAACAGCTCGCAAATGAAATACTAGAAGCCAAGAAAGTATTCGTTGCTGGCGGTGGTCGCTCTGGCTTCATGGCAAAGTCCTTTGCCATGCGCATGATGCATATGGGCATCGATGCTTACGTTGTTGGCGAAACAGTCACACCAACCTTTGAAGAAGGTGATCTAATCATCATTGGATCTGGTTCTGGTGAAACGAAGCAGCTCGTCTCTATTGCGAAGAAAGCTAAGAACATTGGTGGAAAAATTGCGGCTGTTACAATTAACCCCAACTCTACAATTGGTGAATTAGCAGATAATATCGTAACACTACCAGGCTCTCCCAAAGATCAGTCTGGTGACTACGAAACAATCCAACCAATGGGATCGTTATTCGAACAAACCCTTTTGCTTTTCTATGATGCGATTATTTTACGATTCATGGAGAAAAAAGGTTTAGATACGAATAAGATGTATGGGAAACATGCGAATTTAGAATAG
- a CDS encoding alpha/beta hydrolase — protein sequence MEKIFYGENENQFGELRLPEGDGPFPVAIVIHGGFWRKPFTLEIMREIAEDLTASGFATWNIEYRRTGQEGGGYPGTLMDAAQATDYIRTLADSHPLNLDKVVTIGHSAGGHLATWLAARHRIDKNSEIFIANPLSLHGVVSLAGVNDLEMMYGVHNYRDQALSLAPNNPTAELIGGSPKHYPDRYKNASPVELLPLGVQQILVHGALDINVPIGISDYYQREAEGEGDFVKLIELPSAEHFILIDTTSFAWETIKEEIQLLVEH from the coding sequence GTGGAGAAAATTTTTTATGGCGAAAACGAAAACCAATTTGGTGAGCTACGCCTTCCAGAAGGAGATGGCCCGTTTCCTGTTGCTATCGTGATTCATGGGGGCTTTTGGAGAAAGCCGTTTACACTTGAGATCATGAGAGAAATAGCAGAAGATCTTACAGCGAGTGGGTTCGCCACATGGAACATTGAATACCGTCGCACCGGACAAGAAGGCGGGGGTTATCCCGGAACGCTTATGGATGCTGCGCAAGCAACTGACTACATAAGGACACTTGCTGATTCTCACCCTCTTAATCTGGACAAGGTTGTCACAATTGGGCATTCCGCTGGCGGTCATCTTGCCACATGGCTTGCTGCTCGCCACCGTATTGATAAGAATAGTGAAATATTTATAGCAAACCCCCTCTCCCTCCATGGCGTGGTTAGTCTAGCAGGGGTTAACGATCTCGAAATGATGTATGGCGTTCACAACTATAGAGATCAAGCCCTTTCTCTTGCCCCCAACAATCCAACGGCTGAACTGATAGGGGGTTCACCGAAGCACTATCCAGATCGGTACAAAAACGCTTCACCAGTAGAACTTCTTCCACTTGGCGTTCAGCAAATTCTCGTTCACGGTGCGTTAGATATTAACGTACCAATCGGCATTAGCGACTACTATCAGCGGGAAGCTGAAGGTGAAGGTGATTTTGTAAAACTGATTGAGCTACCTTCAGCGGAACACTTCATATTAATCGACACAACATCTTTTGCATGGGAAACAATCAAAGAAGAAATACAGTTATTGGTTGAACACTAA
- a CDS encoding carbon starvation protein A, whose translation MYTFLAGIALLIIGYFTYGKFVEKVFGIKEARQTPAYTHQDGVDYLPMNTKKNSLIQLLNIAGVGPIFGPILGALYGPVAFLWIVFGCIFAGAVHDYLTGMISIRNRGAHLPELAGKFLGKVMKHVVNAFAVLLLLLTGTVFVTAPAGLLNNLMNGWATMGLILGAIFVYYILATLLPIDKIIGRFYPIFGALLLISALGVGAGLVFTGAPIPEISLSNFHPDNAPVFPLLFLTISCGALSGFHATQTPIISRTTQNEKQGRNIFYGMMIAEGVIAMIWAAAAMSLFNGPVGLNELLANGGPAAIVSEASTLMLGAIGGTLAILGVIVLPITSGDTAFRSARMIIADYFNYSQRKVTNRLWIALPLFVVAFGLTKIDFTLLWRYFSWANQSTAMIALWVGAMYLFIAKKNYWIAMIPAIFITMATTTYILNAPIGFRLPMNVAYIGATIITIAVIVAFFYSARKQRAANIPLEIDISGWDKDSVA comes from the coding sequence ATGTATACATTTCTAGCAGGTATTGCACTTCTTATTATTGGTTATTTTACTTACGGTAAATTTGTAGAGAAGGTTTTCGGCATTAAGGAAGCTCGTCAAACCCCGGCCTACACGCATCAGGATGGCGTCGATTATCTTCCAATGAATACGAAGAAAAACTCCTTGATTCAATTATTGAACATTGCAGGCGTTGGTCCCATCTTCGGCCCAATCCTTGGCGCACTCTATGGCCCAGTCGCTTTTCTATGGATCGTATTTGGCTGTATTTTCGCCGGAGCTGTTCACGATTACCTTACAGGAATGATCTCCATTCGTAACAGGGGCGCTCACTTACCTGAACTTGCAGGAAAGTTTCTTGGAAAAGTAATGAAGCACGTTGTCAATGCATTCGCCGTGCTACTTCTCCTTCTAACAGGAACGGTGTTTGTCACAGCACCAGCTGGTCTATTGAATAACTTAATGAATGGCTGGGCAACAATGGGCCTTATTCTAGGAGCAATTTTTGTTTACTATATCCTAGCCACGCTGCTACCGATTGATAAAATCATCGGTCGCTTCTATCCGATCTTTGGCGCCCTTCTTCTTATTAGTGCACTTGGTGTTGGTGCTGGGCTTGTGTTCACCGGAGCACCAATTCCTGAAATTTCGCTAAGTAACTTTCACCCTGACAATGCACCGGTCTTTCCATTGCTATTCTTAACAATCTCTTGCGGCGCGCTTTCTGGGTTTCACGCCACACAAACGCCAATCATTTCACGCACAACGCAAAATGAAAAACAAGGTCGTAACATTTTCTACGGTATGATGATTGCTGAAGGTGTCATTGCGATGATTTGGGCGGCTGCTGCTATGAGCTTATTTAATGGCCCGGTTGGGTTAAATGAACTACTTGCAAATGGTGGTCCCGCTGCAATTGTAAGTGAAGCTTCTACGCTCATGCTCGGTGCAATCGGCGGAACGCTAGCCATTCTTGGTGTTATCGTCCTTCCAATTACGTCTGGCGATACAGCCTTCAGAAGTGCTCGTATGATTATTGCAGACTACTTTAATTACTCACAGCGTAAAGTAACAAATCGTCTCTGGATCGCTCTACCGCTTTTCGTTGTTGCATTTGGGCTTACGAAAATTGATTTCACTCTTCTATGGAGATACTTCTCATGGGCAAACCAGTCTACAGCGATGATTGCCTTATGGGTTGGTGCAATGTACTTGTTTATTGCGAAGAAAAACTATTGGATTGCGATGATTCCAGCGATTTTCATCACAATGGCAACGACCACTTACATTCTAAATGCGCCAATTGGATTTCGCTTACCCATGAATGTCGCTTACATTGGGGCAACCATCATTACGATCGCTGTTATTGTAGCTTTCTTCTACTCGGCTCGTAAGCAACGTGCTGCCAACATTCCTCTTGAAATCGATATTTCAGGTTGGGATAAGGACAGCGTTGCATAA